From a single Melospiza georgiana isolate bMelGeo1 chromosome 5, bMelGeo1.pri, whole genome shotgun sequence genomic region:
- the S100P gene encoding protein S100-P, with translation MSQLETAMGMIIAVFDQYARSDGNRQTLSKAELKTLLEKELPNFLATGKDRNAIDKVFKNLDENGDSQVDFKEFVIFVAALTGCCHKYFEQNAAK, from the exons ATGTCTCAGCTGGAAACTGCAATGGGAATGATCATTGCTGTCTTTGACCAGTATGCAAGGTCTGATGGCAACCGGCAAACCCTCAGCAAAGCAGAACTAAAGACTCTGCTGGAAAAGGAGCTCCCAAATTTCCTCGCG aCTGGGAAGGACAGGAATGCTATTGATAAAGTCTTCAAGAACCTGGATGAAAATGGAGATTCCCAAGTGGACTTCAAagaatttgtcatctttgtgGCAGCTCTGACTGGCTGCTGTCACAAATATTTTGAGCAGAATGCAGCCAAATAG